tcaggtCTAATGCTCTTATCAATTTTCACACTCTTCaaagctttttttttctctcacttGCTCTAATTCCATAGACAAATCTGTGGTTTCTGATCTTATCACTATTTTCTATCTCCAAAGCTAAATTATCTACAGAAAGTTTAAGTTAACAACTCCATCTTTCCCTAGTCTCAATTTCATTGACATTGATCTTCATGTTTATACACCTAATATAATCTAAATGTCCTTTCCCTAGTTTTAGTAAGCCAATTAGTGTCCTTCCAAAATCCAGTACTAGTTTGCAAAAGAAACTATTGTATTTAATCATACTTACAGTTTTCTTACCTCCTTTTTGCAACTATATATCTTTTAGAGATCTCCTTATTTCTGTAACTCTGCCCATTTCTCACTCTTCTTCTTATTCCTCATCCTCTTTCTTTTTCATTCCAGATATGATGACCTAGGTCACATGATAAAATCACGACTATCATAGATAACCATCATGACTTTTATCATGTTATTTTGGGTCCACTCCATGCGTTAGACATGTCATGAACAATCAGATATGGACATGAACATGCAAAACAGGCCCTTCATGACTCAATTACCACAAATTAGCTTAGTCTGCTAGATCAAATCCCATAATTCGGATATACTTTACCAATGATTTATAACAGGCCCATCATGATTTGATACAACAAATTAGCTAGTTTGCTAGACCAAATACCACAACTCCAATATGTTTTACAAACGAAAAACCACCCACCAAGATATGTGTCAGTTTGGGGGGTACCTCTGTTATGCGAGCATTCCACCACCTATCCTACAACCATCGTAATCCTTAAAAACTCAAAGGCCCTCCGGAATTTAACCCAGGAGCTGAATTATAGCCCATTGTAGAATTATTCCATAGGGTTAACTCCTAAATCTTGTTCTataaaaacaaagaagaaaaatatcCATTTGTAACCATTCATGCTAGTCATATAACTTCAAATTGAATGCTTGTGATCTTAAAGATCCCACGCTACCTATGGTAATATGATAGTTTACCCTTTGTAATACAGAACACCCTATCCAAGTTGGGTTGTTATACTCCCTCTTCAATAGACACTTCTAAAACTTTAACATTAGGCTATATATAGAAATATGACAACTAATGAAGATAGTTATAATATCTTTTGCATTATAAGTGCATCTCAAGTAGCACTGATTTTGCTACCAACATGATTACTAAACTAAAACACCAAAAGAAACCCAAAATATGGAATGTTGGTTTTGGCGTATGATTCTCAGCTTAAAAGTTACTAAAATGGAAACACCGGATAGGCTATAAATGTTGGCACAATAAAATGTTCATATTGAAGCATTAAGCAGTCCATAAGCCTACAAAGCACAAAGCACAGGTCTTTCTAACTAGAGGATGAAGTACCAGGTTGTCCAATTCTGATAGTAATGATTGTCAAATAACCTAGTCCAATCAAGAACCAGATTGATCGATTGATTTGCACAAAAGATGAGTATCAGATATGAACCAGATTGATCGATTGATTTGCACAAAAGACGAGTATCAGATATTTTCTAACAAACCTTCAGCCGCTCATGTGCTTCCCCAATAGTTCTTCCGTCCTTCTTCTTCCGCCACATATAGCCATCCTTACGGAAAAATCGAAGTACCTTACGATTGAAAAGAAACAAAGAGCCACCTGTTGAGAAAACAGAATGGCATCAGATGAAAGCATAgaaaatctaataaaaaaaacACAACTTGAGAAGTACTATAAGAAGTATCATGTTACTAGGTGGCAGATGAGGTGGCTCTGGAGTGAGAGGAAATTGCTTATAATTTTGTAAGATGAAGAAAACTTCCGAAGGCTTCAGCCAACGTTTCTGAGCTTCTTGGCAGAGCACATTAATATCAAAACCTGTAATAAGACAAACTATTATCTAACAGGTTTACTAGCAAAAGAAATGGACACTCATCCAATTCGAGTAACACCAGCAGTAGGCGAACGAAGGTGAACAAGAGGTCAGTGCTTCACGCTGATGCTAGCTTAACTATTCAATTAACGTTTTCAATGCAATCAACGAACGCCGTATTTAAGTAAGTCAATTCCACGCTTCGACAAATCAATATAAACAGAGGTGCCCGATTGAAAAGCAACTTCCACTTGACAGTAGAAAGAAACAATGAATAACAACGCGCGATCCCAATCCTCAAAGCACAAACTTTGCTCTGAAAAGCGAAaagaaaaacaacaacaacacagGATGATGCAAGTCCTTCATAAAGGTTCTTCAAAAATCTCATATTTTCGATTCCAGACCAGAAACATAAAGCAAACAAATTACTTTAGCTATTCATCCCCTCAAAAATTTCTTCAAAAGTCGCCCTCGAAAAAAATTGGGTACCAGACCAGAACCGATCCGACGTCAACAAGCAGAAAAAGACAAACCCAAGAAGACTAAGAAAAGAGAAACTTCAGTCTATCTAAGAGGAAGCCATGGATCCTCTTCGTACCGTGCTGCATCGCCTCCGGGCCAAGGGATCAGCTCCGACGACGCTAGCAGCCGGCGGACGCAGCTCCGATGGAGCGAAGAGGGAGAGGATAAGGGGAGCGAAATCAAAACCTAGATATCGAGAGGAAACCGGGAGGGGGCGCGAACAGAGATGGTGAGAAAGAAGTGATGGGATTCGGGGTCTGATCGATTCACCGGGAGGAGGAGGACGGGGTGAGGGAACCAAAAGGAAACAggtgatggaggaggaggaagaggaggaggtgaaAAAACACAAGGtcaatttaaaatgaaaaagacgGGAGACTGACGCACGGAGGCAAAAGTCAAGATGGCTCTCTCAAGCGGAGCGGCGCATAGAGAGTTGCTTTTAAGTACAATGGATTAGCTGTAATGTAATGTCACACTGTAACAAATGTGTAGATCTAAAGATGGTGGTGGGTGGGCTCATGTGTTGGCCTATCTAAATCCTTACTCGATCATTTGGTCGATCGATAATGGGCGTACGTGTACGATTTTGTCCGTCTCTAAAAGACATATATGTAGGTAAGTGAGACCTAACAAACTTATGAACCATTAGTTTCTATACTCCTCAATCAATATTAAACTAAATAATCTTATCAAATCTCAATCATTATCCTACTTTAGAGATAATAATCtcgtcaaaaaaaaaaatattttcttagtgaaATATAATTTGGTGAaaactcttttttttcttcctttttttagaaaaaacatgCTTTTCCTTAAATTAAGTTTGCATAAATCACTTTTCTAAGTCAGGTCATCAAAAAATCTTTTTCATCCTCTAAATTTGAAATATCAATatctgtaacatcccattagtcctacATCGGAAATGAGCAATATGTATGATTaatttataagggtctgatgagtatactacgttaactcccgtttAAATATTTTGGTTCACAGTTAAAGAATCAAATGTCACATGCAATAGAATCACTTTATATGAATATGTGAATTCAAATGATTAAaaaacaatttattttttttatgaaagtaAATAACGGAGACAGGAGGATCTGATGTCAACACCTTATCATCGACGGTAATCGTTCCTAAAATATGTTAAAGGTGATGTCCACCGACGCTCCTCGATCCCCCACTCGACACCAACGAAAGGAGATGGAGTTAACACTGCGTTTGAGTTCTGATGGTAGCTGCTGCTTCACTGACGGAGAATTTGTCCACGTTTTGTCGTCTCAATGGTACTACTGATGGTGATGATACTGATATTTATGAGCCCTGATGAAAGGTGGGCTGCCTCACTTTCCTTTGTCTGCTTCAACGcaagaatacatatatatacacacacacgtgTGTGGTGTGCTTTGTTCCGCATGAGCTCATGTCCAACTCAATTTCCTACATCAATAACCATCCCCGTTGATCGACGATCTATATAAATGTATCTATGACTAAGGATTTTATAATCGTTTTAATTGATCGGATGAATGAAATTTTTATCCGAACAAAATCATAGAATTTTATTATTGATGTTCAGAGCATTGAAATAAACATTATTTTCTCtcacattaaaaagaaaaaaaagggggggaaatATTGTGGTTGAATGGTTGGCTTTGACTCGGTGGGTGGTGGTGGCCATCACAACACCATCACGTTTTGCGTGTGGTTTGCTTCGAGAATAACTTGCACACGTATCCTCCACATGGTGATAAATATTGTTTATGTCCCTTATAATATGTATATCTGTAACTTCGAAACTTATAAACTAATAAATACATCCATAAATTATTACATCTCTTAACCATTGGGCGGGGATTCGCTGTCATGGTCAAAACAATCAAGCTATCTCTACCTGCATGCTTACCATAATTTAAGTGTTCCCAGATTTCATAAATGTTGTTGAAATCTATGCTCTTCCTGAATTATAAATTCGGCATCCATTATTGGCTTGATTAATCCGATCCCCTATTTGACCATTACTGAGTCAAATGACAATAGTTATACAAACAAAAAAatgaagatttcaagttatataaCACATCACTTACAACTTAATGAAAGGATAATGAATGCAAATTTCTATTTTGATTTGTTATCATGCAGTAAACATTCTTCGTGTCTCCAAAGCAAATCATGGCGATCCTTAGTGGGTGTGTGTATACGTCCCCATAAAAGACTATGTATTAATGGGAGTCCACAAAACAGAAATATCAACGAAAACACCACAGGTGCCTTCCAAGAACACAAAGGCAACAACAACACGAGGGAGACGGCCAGAGACAGTGGAGCCAACCACGTTCTTGATAACATGGCTAACAACGATACCCACTTGATCCAGAAGGGGCGCCACAAATATTTTACAATGAGAACGACAAGCACCCGACAATAGGCAGAACATTATGCTGTCACCAGGATACCAAGGAAAACGTTTCCTACTTCTAATTGACACTTGTTCGGCAGATGTCAAAGGAAAttacggggagagagagagagagagagagagatccaaagTCAGAATTGGGTTGGTTGGTGATGGCTTCGACCAAAGGTTGTTTTTACACCAGCGTTGCCTGGTTTCACCTTCTTCCCTGCTTGGAATTCCTTGGCTTGGTGATGCGGTTTATGACCCGAATCTCTTCAAGTAAGCCATCATACCCAGGCCAGCCATGACTGCAGCTCCTGCTGCAACCATGTTGTATGCCGCTGCCCAGGCATCCATGTTTAACAAGTCCATTCTTCTTGATCCTCCACCTTTCTTCCCACCTCCTGTGCCGGAGTAATCCAAGTGTAACCTCAATCCCTGCGCcaagaaaaaaaacatatttgaggTCAATCAAGAGCCAACATGATACATTAATTTCAGCTGGCTTATGACTGAAAGCAGAAGCCATGGGCTATTTAatgataatttatattattttattcactAACTCAGGATGGTACAGATCTGTGTATCATCCAGTGTGTCAATATCATAAAGGATGCAGTGTGCTATTGAGACCAGTATGAAAAGAATATGCTGGGTGGTCATGCCTTCCAGCCAGCAAGTCTTGCATGGTCCACAGCTTCAGCTAGGTCACTGTCGGATGCAAGGATGACCTTGTCACCATCCTCATCTTCATACTGAAAATGAGAAATCAGGCTAAGTATACATTTTGACACAAAATGGGGGTGAATCATTCTGCACATACCAGAATCTGTGCCAAATGATTCTTGTTGATGTCATCGCCCACCCTCTCAAGGATGGAAGTGATGAGGTATGTCAAACTCTGTGTTTCTGAAATGGAAATGGCTAATATTGTCAGTCTAAAAGGCAAAACGTCAAGATTAATTAATAACATGCATTCAAAAGACCATGAGAGTAGCAAATATACCACAATGGAACCTATGCATCCTGCCCTTGTTATCCTCGAGCTTAAAAGAAAACATATCAGGTAGGTTCGAAGAAGGGTAAGAAGAGCCCACCATGTCAGTAACCTCAGAAGTCAGTTTTGTAGATCCTTCACTGGAACACAGCCAGAGTTGGTGACTGAGAACTAATGACCTCCTGAAGGAATATCTAAGTAAGGTGGCATTTTCCATGTGTAATCAAAGCAGGTTACCTCCTTGTATTATCATCTTCCTCCAAAGGTCCTGTGGCCATTGCAGAACCCCAGAACTTTTGCATTACGGAAATTGCAGCCTCATTTCCAACAGCAGAAGTGCTTTCAAACTTGTTGATGATAAACAAGACATCAAAATTATTCAATTAAATAAAGCAAAGGCCTAATGTAATGAATTGATATACAAGGAGTTTCAGCTTGTTCAGAATTGAAATTTTTTATTCTAGTCACAGATTGTTGATTATAGGATAAAGTAACTAAATACTGTCATGGAGATATGTTAGGCTAGGTAAACATAGTTAACATCCAAAAATTGAATGCTTTGATAATGGAAATCCTGAACCAACTTAAGATCACATTTTTTTATGAGCAATGCAATAGACAGAGAAATGTACAAATTCTTATATGACAAAATATATCTGACATTCTATCAATGTCGCGGCTTGACATTGTCAGCAGCTAGCTAACTGTAATTGGTAGCACAAAATAAATTGCAATTAGTCCAAAGTAAATTTATTCGcaagctgcaaaaaaaaaaaatgacaaataTACACTAATAAGGTGAGCACTTAGTGATCTCAAAGGCAGGACTGATGTTCAACAAGTTCCAGACAGATCTATTGAGTATGAAAGAACTCGGGCTCAATTCCGATACTCATTCTATATCAATAATAAAGCAACTTCTTTTTCATCAGTGTCTTCTGGTAGCTGAAATAAACACACACTCAGATAATATAAAaagtaaaataagaaaaatattgatCTCATATACTAAAATATACATCACTTAAACAAAACAAATCTTTGATGTAATATCATTAAGTAAACCACAGACAAGATCATTATAAATCAATTCGCATAATACATATAGTTCACTAACGTGCAGATCAACTCATTTTTATGATATGGCATGGCTTATCTACCACAACCAGCAGTCCCATTCAGCattaacttttatatatatatatatatatatatatatatatatatgtgtgtgtgtgtgtgtgtgtgtgtgtgtgtgtgtgttgatttatatgtatatgcatatttaCAAATGCATATATGTGTATGCATACATAATGATTTCAATCATGGTCCCTTACTGGTTTTAATAATCAGTTGGACCAGTATGGCACCAGTATACCAAGTGGTATACCAATTTGTATCATCCAATGCACCAAAATTTAACAGAAAACTAAATCCCAATTGGTAATGAATCATACAAGTTGTTACTGGTCCTTGGTTGGACCAGTACATAATGATCAGTACATACTGGTTCGATTGATATATGAAATCTTGtagatatatgtatgtatacatatactttACATTCTTTACTTTCAAATAAACATTTAAGGGCAAGGTGATATAAGTATGCATAAAATTAGCACTGTGAAGCAACTGTGAAATGAAAATTTTCAGTGGTTAAAAGGAAGAGATAAATTCATATCTTGCAATAGCCAGATAAGTTCCAAACATGGTCTAAAAtcttatacatgcatatatacataaatatgtgtAATTAACTTCCACACATATCTTAAGATTACCACCATCTCATGATCCAACTATCATATTTGGTAAGACCAACTTTTAGGCTGGTCCATTTGTAACAGTTTAACTCTTCACCATATACTCTCATTTATAGCAAGGTTCGCTGTACCAaacataccgctcggtatgggcaGTACGTACTAATTTGATAGGGGACCCGTATGGGCGATACATCAGTATACCCCCATATACCATCTATCGGTATGCTCGGTATGGCCCGGTATTGTTCAGTACATATCATACTGACAACTTGTTAGTACACTGGTACGAACTCGTAAGACGAACCATGGTATACAAATAAATAAGATGAACTATTTAACTTGTCTGGCTATAAACCATAATCGAGGTGAACTAGTAGAATGGTATATACCATACAGTCTAGGGAGTATAACCATCATGCTTAGTGAGTCAATCAATGAGACAAACGAGCTGTCAAAGGAATGTCCAAAGTGAAAGTATAAATATTACTTACCGTGGCTAATGCAGCATGCATGATATGAAGTACATCAATGACTGCCACAACATTACCATCTGTAATGAACAAAAAGATATAAGAAACAGTAAaagactaataataataatatgtccgATGCTATCTTTCTGAAGACCATCTTTCTTCTGATTTGGagaaaggaaaataaaaagaaaaagcttaCTTCTGTCTGTAAGAGGAAGATGTAAAAATTTTCCAGCTCGCATAGTGTGAAGAGCATCAAGGATCGAGGTATCGATGCCTCGACAATCAGGATTTGGTGTCATGACCTAAATATGAGAACCATACATGTTAAGTAAACGAACTGCTATTAGTATATTGTATGATTGCCTAGACAGAACTGATAACAACTTGTCTACACTGTTTGGGCCAATATTTAACTAGGTACAGGCTTCATCAGTCTGCTTTGTTCGAGTCAATATATAAAGCTTCAAACGCAGTGCAACAACACCGGTTTTGATATGGTCCACACTCGTCATAAAGGAATAAAGGAACCATTGATTAAGAAACATACTCTATGTCCTGCCTTCTAAtccaaaaaagataaaaagaaaaagaaaagaaaagaaaaacataagACATTTGTTATGGTATGTCTTAACAATCTACCACAACACACCAAGATGATTGTGAAACAATATCTTGCTACCTCAATCTGAAATTCCAATGGAATAGCAAAAAGTTATTGACACTTTCTTAAAGATAACTCTCTGTTCACTTTTTGCTTAAATATGTCTGCCACTCTGTaaacttctattgtcagcatacagGCCAATAATTAAATCACAAGCAATGCTCTAATTAGAATGCGATACACAATATAACAATTAGTGCATAGACAAAACGTGCTACAAACTTAAGCTAGAACTCAGGAACTCCCTCCACGCCACTTTGTGAACATCAAATTTGGATATGATACTATACATGATGAAGCAATTGCTGGTTGATGGTGGGGACACAAGGCCATAGCCTAATAGTTGGAAGCCCTCTTAGTGAGGAACAAAATGGCCATTTTCCACACATGGGAGAGGCACTCATCCTTGTTGACATGGgtataattttctttcttttttctcaaaCAAATCATAGACTATAATATTCGAAGATCAAGAAGAAGTGACCAAATCTGAAGATCTGGTGGCACATAGAAGAAATTCCTAACTTGTCTCCGAAACTTGACTGTATTTTCTAATACATACATGAAAAGTTTTCCTTTTGATTCTCATACTTCTCTTTGATTCATTTCTCTCAATCCAAAGACAATAGCATCTGCGGAATTTTATTAAATTGTTTCACATACACATTGGAAAAGTCTTAATCAGATAACTTTTAATAAATTCATCTTCTACCGAGTCATTGTGCAGAGTAGTTACAACCatattctgttttttttttatctttttctaggCAAACAAAGGCAAAGACTAGTGTGTTATTTATTAGAAAAATATGAAGCGCAGGAGCTTATTCTAATTATAAGAATCTCATAGTTTGCTCAAAATAGTTATGCATGCTGATGAATTACATAATCAGAAAACTGAAGTGTTGGACTAAACCATTTACCATATTATACATTATCAAGATTAACTACTAGTTAGATGAACATTATGCAGATCGTGGAGATGGCCAGAGACTTACAGGACTAATCTAACAAGCTTATAAGAAAACATTGCACAATGATAAGCTCCATGCAGAACACATACCTTCTCCACGGCAGTTGTATCTGGTGAAAGATTTTTTGCAGCTACACGCATCAGAATATCTCTTGAACTGATATGGAAGAAACACAGGAAAGGAGGAAGTAAGATTCTCAGCAGGGTTGATAGTAAAGATGATGCTGTTCAAGAAAACGCACTTAGATTTAGAACTGAAGGGCATACGTCAGTATTCCAAGTGGCTTATTTCCACTGGTTACAATTGCAGAGCTCATTTGAAATTCAACCATCTTCTTGGTGGTAGCTAAAACTGACTCAGTTGGTGAAACTGTAAGATGCCTAATACAATGAACTTCACAATAAGAAGATCATCCTCTAAAGACATTCAATCAGAAATATGTTTAATCTGAACAAACATCTATGATAAAGGCACTGTGGAGCAATCATCTATAACATAAGCATTGTTAATGATATGGTTTATTCCCAAAAAATATATTACCTACTTTGAGTTCCCTTGAACAATTGTTGACAATGATGGCTGAAATACTCGTTCTCGAAgagcttcaataaatgtaccaggCCCTGGATAAAAGTGAAATTCACACATAAAATTTTTAGTAAtcaaattgaagataaaatatttCCACAAAAGAAAATAGAAACAATACCCTTTTTTATGAACAAAATAGCAAATATTAAAGAAGTTGAGGGAGTAACAGTAGAACTGTAGAAGATGGAGGGAGTGAAAAAGAAACATATGCATTAAACCAGCAAAATCACATACGAATATTCATCAACAATACATTAGCTGTTGATATTCTGTCGACACAGACCAGATATAGATGTTCCCCAGTTCTTCTCCACCCCTTCCACGGTGACTTGAATAGCTTTTCCCTTCTCAGCTGTTCTCTCCAGTCGTGCAATAGCATCATATAGACACTTTGCAATGTCAAGCAAAGCGATTACTTCACCATTCTCAACGACAGGTAAATGTCTAAACTTGCCtgaaaatagaagaagaagaagaagaagaagtaaaaTCTTTAACTTGATAGGAATAGGTAAAATACCCCATGGTTTTAAGTCAATACTAACCGAGGACCATCTTCTGCAATGCTTCCTCTGCGAGCATGTCAGAAAGAACAAAAATGGGATTTCTTGTCATCACTTTCGAAACTGGTGTATCCTGAAGCACCAACTCACTGGCAATGACTCTGGTTGCTATATCCTTCCAATTCAAACAATATGAAACCAGCACTAAACTTTTAAGGGACTTAATTTTCCAAAATTGATGAATGAAAATATGGTATAACAACCTTGTCTGTGAGGATTCCACAGAGCAAAGCATTTGAGTCAGTCAGCAATGCAGCGTCAACCCTACAAGCAGCCATCCGTCGGCAAGCCTCCAGCACCGTTGTACTGTCAGGCATTGTCAACGCTTTCGACAATCGTAGCCTCTTCACGGTTCTGTCACCACTCAAACTCCTGCTTCCAGAAGAAACAGGAG
This genomic stretch from Musa acuminata AAA Group cultivar baxijiao chromosome BXJ3-9, Cavendish_Baxijiao_AAA, whole genome shotgun sequence harbors:
- the LOC103996655 gene encoding CBS domain-containing protein CBSCBSPB5-like isoform X2 translates to MDRRGHSRRSSSFSSSPARKKQPEIGNTGWKAPIPRSLSLSGDRTVKRLRLSKALTMPDSTTVLEACRRMAACRVDAALLTDSNALLCGILTDKDIATRVIASELVLQDTPVSKVMTRNPIFVLSDMLAEEALQKMVLGKFRHLPVVENGEVIALLDIAKCLYDAIARLERTAEKGKAIQVTVEGVEKNWGTSISGPGTFIEALRERVFQPSLSTIVQGNSKHLTVSPTESVLATTKKMVEFQMSSAIVTSGNKPLGILTSRDILMRVAAKNLSPDTTAVEKVMTPNPDCRGIDTSILDALHTMRAGKFLHLPLTDRNGNVVAVIDVLHIMHAALATFESTSAVGNEAAISVMQKFWGSAMATGPLEEDDNTRSEGSTKLTSEVTDMVGSSYPSSNLPDMFSFKLEDNKGRMHRFHCETQSLTYLITSILERVGDDINKNHLAQILYEDEDGDKVILASDSDLAEAVDHARLAGWKGLRLHLDYSGTGGGKKGGGSRRMDLLNMDAWAAAYNMVAAGAAVMAGLGMMAYLKRFGS
- the LOC103996655 gene encoding CBS domain-containing protein CBSCBSPB5-like isoform X1, translated to MDRRGHSRRSSSFSSSPARKKQPEIGNTGWKAPIPRSLRSLSGDRTVKRLRLSKALTMPDSTTVLEACRRMAACRVDAALLTDSNALLCGILTDKDIATRVIASELVLQDTPVSKVMTRNPIFVLSDMLAEEALQKMVLGKFRHLPVVENGEVIALLDIAKCLYDAIARLERTAEKGKAIQVTVEGVEKNWGTSISGPGTFIEALRERVFQPSLSTIVQGNSKHLTVSPTESVLATTKKMVEFQMSSAIVTSGNKPLGILTSRDILMRVAAKNLSPDTTAVEKVMTPNPDCRGIDTSILDALHTMRAGKFLHLPLTDRNGNVVAVIDVLHIMHAALATFESTSAVGNEAAISVMQKFWGSAMATGPLEEDDNTRSEGSTKLTSEVTDMVGSSYPSSNLPDMFSFKLEDNKGRMHRFHCETQSLTYLITSILERVGDDINKNHLAQILYEDEDGDKVILASDSDLAEAVDHARLAGWKGLRLHLDYSGTGGGKKGGGSRRMDLLNMDAWAAAYNMVAAGAAVMAGLGMMAYLKRFGS
- the LOC103996655 gene encoding CBS domain-containing protein CBSCBSPB5-like isoform X3 — translated: MDRRGHSRRSSSFSSSPARKKQPEIGNTGWKAPIPRSLRSLSGDRTVKRLRLSKALTMPDSTTVLEACRRMAACRVDAALLTDSNALLCGILTDKDIATRVIASELVLQDTPVSKVMTRNPIFVLSDMLAEEALQKMVLGKFRHLPVVENGEVIALLDIAKCLYDAIARLERTAEKGKAIQVTVEGVEKNWGTSISGPGTFIEALRERVFQPSLSTIVQGNSKHLTVSPTESVLATTKKMVEFQMSSAIVTSGNKPLGILTSRDILMRVAAKNLSPDTTAVEKVMTPNPDCRGIDTSILDALHTMRAGKFLHLPLTDRNGNVVAVIDVLHIMHAALATFESTSAVGNEAAISVMQKFWGSAMATGPLEEDDNTRSEGSTKLTSEVTDMVGSSYPSSNLPDMFSFKLEDNKGRMHRFHCETQSLTYLITSILERVGDDINKNHLAQILGLRLHLDYSGTGGGKKGGGSRRMDLLNMDAWAAAYNMVAAGAAVMAGLGMMAYLKRFGS
- the LOC103996655 gene encoding CBS domain-containing protein CBSCBSPB5-like isoform X4; its protein translation is MPDSTTVLEACRRMAACRVDAALLTDSNALLCGILTDKDIATRVIASELVLQDTPVSKVMTRNPIFVLSDMLAEEALQKMVLGKFRHLPVVENGEVIALLDIAKCLYDAIARLERTAEKGKAIQVTVEGVEKNWGTSISGPGTFIEALRERVFQPSLSTIVQGNSKHLTVSPTESVLATTKKMVEFQMSSAIVTSGNKPLGILTSRDILMRVAAKNLSPDTTAVEKVMTPNPDCRGIDTSILDALHTMRAGKFLHLPLTDRNGNVVAVIDVLHIMHAALATFESTSAVGNEAAISVMQKFWGSAMATGPLEEDDNTRSEGSTKLTSEVTDMVGSSYPSSNLPDMFSFKLEDNKGRMHRFHCETQSLTYLITSILERVGDDINKNHLAQILYEDEDGDKVILASDSDLAEAVDHARLAGWKGLRLHLDYSGTGGGKKGGGSRRMDLLNMDAWAAAYNMVAAGAAVMAGLGMMAYLKRFGS
- the LOC103996655 gene encoding CBS domain-containing protein CBSCBSPB5-like isoform X5, translated to MTRNPIFVLSDMLAEEALQKMVLGKFRHLPVVENGEVIALLDIAKCLYDAIARLERTAEKGKAIQVTVEGVEKNWGTSISGPGTFIEALRERVFQPSLSTIVQGNSKHLTVSPTESVLATTKKMVEFQMSSAIVTSGNKPLGILTSRDILMRVAAKNLSPDTTAVEKVMTPNPDCRGIDTSILDALHTMRAGKFLHLPLTDRNGNVVAVIDVLHIMHAALATFESTSAVGNEAAISVMQKFWGSAMATGPLEEDDNTRSEGSTKLTSEVTDMVGSSYPSSNLPDMFSFKLEDNKGRMHRFHCETQSLTYLITSILERVGDDINKNHLAQILYEDEDGDKVILASDSDLAEAVDHARLAGWKGLRLHLDYSGTGGGKKGGGSRRMDLLNMDAWAAAYNMVAAGAAVMAGLGMMAYLKRFGS